cttgtttttgctaatctccaactaataaaaaatcatagataatttggttttcatattcttgacaaatcaTAATCTCCAACAAGTCATATTCTTGACAAAAGACTtaggaaaataaattgattttgtttttcatcatcaaaaccaaatacaTGAGTAAAATATTAGTCCCCTTTAATGTCCTGTAGtttggtatttatagggcacaattATCAAGGATGCATGGTGTTGACATGTGTCGCTTATTGAATGGAGTCGTGGCCTTGCTAAGGATTGTCACTAGGGCATTTTCCGTAAGGCCCTTGCGGCAAGTTGTGGCACACTGCCGCAAGACCCACCACGAGGCCTTATGGACCTCGCAACTCACTATCACAAGGCCGGCCACAAGGCCTTGCGGCACACTGCCATAAGGCTACTGCAAGGCATGACCACAAGGCCTTGCGACACTACTGCAAGGCGTGGCCACAAGACTTGGCATAAgccttgatttttatttttattttttccttaaaaaattcTCATTATTCTTACTTAGAAAATCTATGGCACAACACTAAGCAAGTGGTAGACTTATTCcttaatattttagattttataggTTGGCATCAATTTTGATAATAAGAGTCGTGATAAGCAATTCTACTACATATACCTTAGTCATGCTCTAGTTACAACATGTATAGCTCACTTCATGAGATTTGTGCATGGGAAGGTTGAAGTTTCTTTCTTATGTGAATTGGTAAATTGTGAATATTGTAAGTAAATGATGAATTTTGAGCTGATGGGCAgtttaatttctatataaagGTGATGGTAATATTTCTGTAATGCATATGAAACGTTTAAATGTTAGAGGAATATGTGTATTGTAGGCTTGCTATCTCTTATTGGAGTCTTTGACTTCTTAGGGGACAGTGTTGGTCACGACCTCTGAATTTTGGGTCATGACACAATACATGTGGTTGACTGATCCAATCGGTTAACAGCCTCAAGCCCTGGTccaattaaattttgtattttttaaaataaaacttagTCCAGATTGtaataaaattgggctttaCCCAAATTGGATTTGATTTAGCTACGAGATTAAAATAGGAATTGGGTAATTATTGGATTTGGTTAACCAATGGTAATAAACTTCTATTTAGGAAGTAATTAAACTAGGGATACCATAagctaatttaaataaatcaaaaattagACAAAAAGGAATATCATATGCTAATCTCaataatatgtattatattaggAATTGAATAACCATTGAAATTGACTATCCCAATTATCCTATATCAATTTTGgcattaaataaatttggattgaATTAAATCAAGAATTGGATAACCATTGGAATTGGCTATCTCAATTATCCTTTGTGAATTTGGGATTTCAATAAATCTGGAATAACTTGGAGCAAATCAGGTGCAACCTATCCATGAATTGGAGTAGGTTTACACCCACAATCCAAAcacccaaaattaatttagggTTTGGAAGTTTAGTAGCCAAGGTGTGCGTGTGGTTGCATGATTGTTGGGGAGAAGGGGGGATGTTGATTGGTGGTAGTGGCTTTTGACCACTGTTGTCAGCTATGTTGTACGGAAACGAAAACGTGAAAAcagacatttttctaaaaaaaaaaataggcataaatagggtccAAAAAGGGAATAGAAAACGTTtcgaaaatattttgaaaatgggaaaaagaCTCATATGaagtgtttccgtgcaacataggtcGTTAAAGTCACCCAACTATAGCCTTCTTGCTATTTGGGGCTAGGGTTCATCgtgaagaaaaatgaggaagagaaggatagaagaagaagaagaagtcgaaGCAGaaacataagaaaaataagacaaagcaaaaaacagaagaaaaaaaagaagacaattCTGAACCGAATGAGAGTAAGGGAAGTCAATCCATGAACCAGGATACCAACAATCTTGGCCATGACGAACCTccacacaaaatcaaaatcgACAAAATGACAGTACAAAACAATATTCTTACCTACAAATATTGGCTACCCATAGCACCAAAGAAGAAGttgagcaagagagagagaaagagagaaaagacagtggaagagagagatcgagagaggtTCGATTGTTGCCCAAAAAGTATACATCAAACTTGCGAGTTAACTCATACAAGTTTATGAGACATGAAACTTTAAGCGAGTCAATTCGCTTATAAACTCgaattttcatataattgaaGTTTATTCGCTATTTAATATTGTAAACTCGATAAACTTGGTAGTAAACTTGTAAACTTAGTTGGTAAACTTAGTAAACTTTGaaatttatgttatatataaattaatattaaaattttttattgtggatgaatgatgataaatgatagacttaatatttaaaatttcatattatttagtatttttgaaatcaatagatgaagttattttgaaataactatatacatatattttattaataaaaaatatgattataaattataataatcactttattaagtaatattaattaatttttttataaaattacattattctaaatatatatttatatatattaaatgatatttttaattatctctaaaatcatataattttagGATTCAAATTTACGAttccattttataaattattctttGATTCCACTTAAAGTCTCATAAAGTCTCAATTTTAATAACGCTGTCATGGGACGAAGGTCGCGTGACTGTCGATCATGATTGGAGGATGAGAAGGGAAAGTTCTTGGCGGCTGTTGCAGAGGAGAGGAAAGCTTGGCTTTCGCAGAGAGGAGGAGAAAGCTTGGAGCCTTAGGGCTCTCTTTGCCACGTGGGCTTGGCTCCTCTTGGGCCTCTAAAGAGTAAGCCCCAGAAATCGGGGCTTACAGTTTTCAGCTtgcattgtttttttttttttttttaaatatttgaagagattttattatcattcaaaaGGAACATTAAATGTAAGACCCTCCCAAAAAAATTTCTCCCACCTCATTTGAAGCTGTAAAGATCCCAGTTGTTTAAACCGAACGAGGCATTATTGATATTTGGGATGAAAATTTATACGATGGACATGGAAATTCAGAACCATATATAGAAGGTATAGTTGATATACATTTGCTGGACATCTCTGTAGTTGGGGACAATCAGATTGACTGAATTTTAGCGTCCGGCCAGCATTACACTAATTCCCAGCATTATGCAAAGACTTGGTAGAGCTATGTGTGGATCTTGTTGTGGACAAGAATCATCATAAAAGCCTTTGATTAGCTTGGCTGCATGTCCATTCCTTGCAAAAATGGGAGATATAGTTTTCGTCAATCAGATAAAAATAGACAGTATGGACAAACTTAGGCTGTTATCTATGGAGTTTTACTAGCAACCGTTTTCTATTTTGGCTCAGAATATAATTTATCGAGGCCACACGTTTGTTTTCATTTACctattcaattaattagttGAGACACCAATGTATTAGGTTAGGCCTAATTAAAGAGTTGTTGAgtagaaaattatgaaattaagaCCCACACGGCCCAATGGATCATTGCTCATTAATTGGCAGGTGCTAATAGTGTTACTGCTAGGGGAGACAGCAGGGTGTTATGCTGCTCGTGGTTTGCTTTTGTCTATGAACCTTCTAAGTCAATATCTCATCATTTGGGAGACACCAAGCGCCAACATCTCCGCACGAGCATACagatccaaatccaaatcacGTTGCTGCCAGGTAATCGCTGattgaggaagaagataaaCTTTTGTCTCCTTCACCCTGCTGCTACTATATATTGAGACTATGCTGAGGCAAGGAACACAAACCACAACTTTGACATTAAGCCTCAAACCAACTAGAAGAGTAAATGGCTTCCTCTCCTTTGAGACTAAAATCCCATCGCCATGCTCGTTCTGTCAGCTTGCCCTCTAGATCTCATCCACTCATCCCTCTAGTTGATGAGCATTTGTGCAGAATAAAGGCTTCTGAAGCTGCCTCTTCACCAGTAGGGGAGAGACTAAGTATCCTCCTAGATATGTACAGTTGTTTGGATGATTTGCTTCTTTTGCCACACACACAAGAAGCCTTGGCCAAACAAAACCGTGAGAAATGGGTTGAGGTGGTGCTAGACGGGTACCTGAACCTGTTGGATGTGTGTGGCACAGCTAAGGACGTCTCCTCACAAGCAAAGCAAGATGCACAGGACCTTCTCTCTATCATTCGGAGGAAAAGGGACGCAAATGAGTTGGGTGGATACTCAGCCTCAAGAAAGAGGGTAAAGAAGCTGATCCAAAAGTCTCTGAGGGACTTGAAGAATATCAGGAGCAAGCACACCATCCTCGCTTCAGACAAATACCATGAGACCATGGCGATTTGTGCCCTGTTAAATGATGTTGAGGCAGCTACTTTGGCCGTGATGGAGTCTTTGTTGTCCTACATGGCAGGGGCAAAGGCGCAGTCAAGATTTTCTTTGGTTTCCAAACTGTTGCACAGCAAGACTGTAGAAGCTCAAGATGA
This window of the Diospyros lotus cultivar Yz01 chromosome 5, ASM1463336v1, whole genome shotgun sequence genome carries:
- the LOC127802194 gene encoding uncharacterized protein LOC127802194, with amino-acid sequence MASSPLRLKSHRHARSVSLPSRSHPLIPLVDEHLCRIKASEAASSPVGERLSILLDMYSCLDDLLLLPHTQEALAKQNREKWVEVVLDGYLNLLDVCGTAKDVSSQAKQDAQDLLSIIRRKRDANELGGYSASRKRVKKLIQKSLRDLKNIRSKHTILASDKYHETMAICALLNDVEAATLAVMESLLSYMAGAKAQSRFSLVSKLLHSKTVEAQDEETGTNEFDKVDIALCLLSGHKSSRSSGAMSLENLQIDLQRMEMSIQELEGGLECLFRRLIKTRVSLLNILNH